In one Echinicola marina genomic region, the following are encoded:
- a CDS encoding acetyl-CoA carboxylase biotin carboxyl carrier protein subunit: MYSVSINEENFSIEHDGEVFLINGKVLQWDLHQVNERHFNIIYDHKSYNVELIRLDHKKKSIILKLNNKQAEVSIKDKFDLLLEKLGINGREDQKNQSISAPMPGLILDIKVKEGDQVKKNQPLLILEAMKMENLLKASGDGTVKEILVSKGDSVEKNQVLVQF, encoded by the coding sequence ATGTACTCAGTATCCATAAACGAAGAAAACTTTAGTATTGAGCATGATGGCGAAGTTTTTTTGATTAACGGCAAAGTCCTGCAATGGGACCTCCATCAAGTCAATGAAAGGCATTTCAACATTATCTACGATCACAAGTCATATAATGTGGAACTCATCCGCTTGGATCACAAAAAGAAATCAATCATCCTAAAACTGAACAACAAACAAGCAGAGGTAAGCATCAAGGACAAATTTGATTTGTTATTGGAAAAGTTAGGTATCAACGGCAGAGAAGACCAAAAAAACCAGTCAATATCCGCCCCAATGCCCGGCCTTATCTTGGATATCAAAGTCAAAGAGGGAGACCAAGTCAAAAAGAACCAGCCTTTACTTATACTTGAAGCCATGAAAATGGAGAACCTGTTAAAGGCTTCCGGAGATGGCACAGTCAAGGAGATATTGGTATCTAAAGGGGATAGCGTTGAAAAAAATCAAGTATTGGTACAATTTTAG
- the pyrH gene encoding UMP kinase has product MKYKRILLKLSGEALMGENGYGIDSNKLKQYTQEIKKVKELGVEIAIVIGGGNIFRGVQGEKVGIDRVQGDYMGMLATLINAMALQSSLEQNGMYTRLMSGIKIESVCEPFIRRRAIRHLEKGRIVIFGAGIGNPYFTTDSTASLRAIETEAEVVLKGTRVDGVYTADPEKDKNAERYTHISFQEVYEKNLNVMDMTAFTLCQENNLPIIVFDMNKEGNLQSLVKGEDVGTLIKSN; this is encoded by the coding sequence ATGAAATACAAAAGAATTCTGCTAAAACTCAGTGGTGAAGCTTTGATGGGGGAAAATGGATATGGTATCGACTCCAACAAACTCAAGCAATATACCCAGGAGATCAAAAAAGTTAAGGAACTGGGAGTTGAAATCGCCATTGTAATTGGAGGCGGAAATATCTTCAGAGGGGTTCAGGGTGAAAAAGTCGGAATCGACCGTGTCCAAGGAGATTATATGGGAATGCTTGCCACATTGATCAACGCCATGGCTTTGCAAAGCTCCCTTGAGCAAAACGGCATGTATACCAGATTGATGTCTGGAATCAAAATCGAAAGTGTCTGCGAGCCTTTTATCAGAAGAAGAGCCATCAGACACTTAGAGAAAGGACGGATTGTAATATTTGGAGCAGGAATAGGCAATCCTTATTTTACCACAGACTCTACGGCAAGCTTAAGAGCCATAGAAACTGAAGCAGAAGTGGTACTTAAAGGAACCAGAGTAGACGGTGTGTACACAGCTGATCCGGAAAAAGACAAAAATGCAGAAAGATATACCCATATTTCTTTCCAGGAAGTTTACGAAAAAAACCTCAATGTCATGGACATGACAGCTTTTACCCTTTGTCAGGAAAACAACTTGCCTATCATCGTGTTTGACATGAATAAAGAAGGCAATCTCCAGAGCTTGGTAAAAGGCGAAGATGTAGGTACTTTAATAAAATCTAATTAA
- the frr gene encoding ribosome recycling factor encodes MEEIQLELDEAKELMQKSVDHTAAELLKIRAGKAMPNLLDGILVDYYGAPTPIQQVASINTPDARTLSIKPWEKNLIGEIEKSIINSDLGLAPQNNGEMVMLTIPPLTEERRKSLVKQVKNECENGKISIRTVRKDTNDSLKKLQKDGAPEDDIKRAEDTVQKLTDQYSTKIDALFTKKEAEIMTV; translated from the coding sequence ATGGAAGAGATACAGCTAGAACTCGATGAAGCCAAGGAGCTAATGCAAAAATCAGTGGATCATACCGCCGCTGAACTGCTTAAGATCAGGGCGGGAAAAGCCATGCCCAACTTATTGGACGGCATCTTGGTGGACTATTATGGAGCCCCTACCCCTATACAGCAGGTAGCCTCCATCAACACGCCCGATGCTAGAACTTTATCTATCAAACCTTGGGAAAAAAACTTAATCGGAGAAATAGAAAAATCCATCATCAACTCAGACTTGGGCCTGGCTCCCCAAAATAACGGAGAAATGGTAATGCTTACCATCCCTCCTCTCACTGAGGAAAGAAGAAAGTCCTTGGTTAAGCAAGTCAAAAATGAGTGTGAAAACGGTAAAATCAGTATCAGAACAGTAAGAAAAGACACCAATGATTCTTTGAAAAAACTCCAAAAGGACGGTGCTCCTGAGGATGACATCAAAAGAGCTGAGGATACTGTTCAAAAACTTACAGACCAGTACTCAACTAAAATCGATGCTTTATTTACCAAGAAGGAAGCTGAGATTATGACGGTTTAA
- a CDS encoding DUF5686 family protein, producing the protein MDSSVMIKLIVLIGFFFFLSCLRVIGQGIKGIVINEAGDPLAYASVFVRNLNDGVPSNQEGLFEIPLTPGVYDVIVQHLGYEFSQKTIEVKEAWEEVEFVLKPQVYALEEVEIRDDAEDPALTVMRKAIAKAKYHRLQVAEYRMKVYIKGTGELTDAPFFMRRKLQEEGLELNEAYTSESVSEVVFRQPNEISERVISIRSTGENNQTSPAPYIGASFYADKINDIVSPLSRSAFVYYRFRHEGTFYENGVLVNKIRVVPRSRGEQVFEGHIYIIEDLWAIHSLDLKTSFMGFAIGVRQQYVKVGENVWMPLTHVYSFSGNFFGFKGHYKYLATTRDYEIKLNPDLVLDTEILDENVESIPEAVEEISAKEIAVEDLEGMEQLSRRDFRKVINQYEKQSLKERKDAEVIAKREYSIDSLAEKRNKTYWDSVRPVKLTQKEILGYQRDDSLAKVESAKKSNVDSLSGEMKRKFKVVDIIGGGDYYFGKGISAGFKPNWSKVSFNTVEGVKLGFGGYFKVERKDSVFQSSSSWRISPEVRYGFSSHQFYGVVDFKRSWTHMRRQMSYGLKGGSYIYQFNSEDPINEQVNAFYSLFFRQNYMKLYDKKFIQLYFEHKPSEAFSYQLSMSYANRNTLENSNDYSFYHKAGRVYTSNRPGNIEAGDGAFASNESLILDWNMEWRPGLKYYVRNNERHPLNSTAPLISFVYRKGLANTGLGEEAADFDQLELGVKHGFKLGVSGKLDFNVKAGGFINNKNLYFMDYKHFGGNRTIFSNMGTVNNYRLLGYYKYSTGGNYLSSIVHYQFRKFLLTQFPVLRFSGIRENLFFNYLKTEVSPHYWEVGYSLDNLFRLFRVEFGLGFEDGDYQKNGLRLGIASFININ; encoded by the coding sequence ATGGACAGTTCTGTAATGATCAAGTTGATTGTTTTAATTGGCTTTTTCTTTTTTCTATCATGTCTTAGGGTAATTGGACAAGGAATAAAAGGAATAGTTATCAATGAGGCTGGAGATCCTTTGGCATATGCCTCTGTTTTTGTAAGAAACCTTAACGATGGTGTTCCCTCTAATCAGGAAGGGCTGTTTGAAATACCATTGACTCCTGGGGTTTATGATGTCATCGTGCAGCACTTAGGTTATGAATTTTCTCAAAAAACCATTGAAGTAAAAGAAGCTTGGGAGGAAGTAGAATTTGTTTTGAAGCCTCAGGTATATGCGTTGGAAGAAGTGGAGATTAGGGATGATGCAGAAGATCCAGCTTTAACAGTAATGCGAAAGGCAATAGCCAAGGCAAAATACCATAGGCTCCAGGTGGCAGAGTACCGTATGAAAGTGTATATTAAAGGTACTGGGGAATTGACAGATGCACCATTTTTTATGAGGAGGAAACTCCAGGAAGAAGGCTTGGAGCTCAATGAGGCCTATACTTCAGAGTCAGTTTCGGAAGTAGTCTTTAGGCAGCCCAATGAAATTTCGGAAAGGGTAATTAGTATTAGGTCAACAGGAGAAAACAATCAGACCAGTCCTGCACCCTATATTGGGGCGAGTTTTTATGCGGATAAAATCAATGATATTGTATCTCCGCTGTCCAGATCGGCTTTTGTCTATTATAGATTTAGGCATGAGGGGACTTTTTATGAAAATGGTGTTTTGGTCAATAAAATTCGGGTTGTCCCCAGATCAAGAGGGGAGCAGGTTTTCGAGGGGCATATTTATATTATCGAAGATCTTTGGGCCATCCATAGTTTGGATTTGAAGACTTCATTTATGGGGTTTGCCATCGGGGTTCGACAGCAGTATGTTAAAGTGGGTGAAAATGTGTGGATGCCGCTTACGCATGTTTATTCTTTTTCCGGTAATTTTTTTGGTTTCAAAGGACATTATAAATACCTGGCCACAACGAGGGATTATGAGATCAAGCTCAATCCAGATTTGGTGCTTGATACTGAAATATTGGATGAAAACGTGGAAAGTATTCCTGAAGCAGTTGAAGAGATAAGTGCAAAGGAAATTGCTGTTGAGGATTTGGAAGGTATGGAGCAGTTGAGCCGGAGAGACTTTAGAAAAGTAATCAACCAATATGAAAAACAGAGCCTAAAGGAAAGGAAAGATGCCGAGGTGATTGCTAAGAGGGAATATTCAATAGATTCATTGGCAGAGAAAAGAAACAAAACCTATTGGGATAGTGTCAGGCCTGTAAAACTAACTCAAAAAGAAATATTGGGATACCAAAGGGATGATAGTTTGGCAAAAGTGGAGTCAGCCAAGAAGTCAAATGTGGATTCCCTTTCAGGTGAGATGAAGAGAAAATTCAAAGTAGTGGATATTATAGGAGGTGGTGATTATTATTTTGGTAAAGGGATTTCAGCGGGCTTCAAGCCAAACTGGAGTAAGGTATCTTTCAATACAGTTGAAGGAGTTAAGTTGGGGTTTGGTGGCTATTTTAAAGTAGAGAGAAAGGACAGTGTTTTCCAAAGTTCAAGTTCTTGGCGAATTAGTCCTGAAGTCCGTTATGGATTTTCTAGCCATCAATTTTATGGAGTGGTGGATTTTAAAAGGTCGTGGACCCATATGAGGCGGCAAATGTCCTATGGTCTGAAAGGGGGAAGTTATATCTATCAATTTAATTCTGAGGACCCTATTAATGAGCAGGTAAATGCTTTTTATTCCCTCTTTTTCAGACAAAATTATATGAAACTATATGACAAAAAATTCATTCAGTTATACTTTGAACATAAACCTAGTGAGGCGTTTAGTTATCAACTATCCATGAGCTATGCAAATAGAAACACTTTGGAAAATAGTAATGATTACAGCTTTTATCACAAGGCCGGAAGAGTATATACTTCCAATAGACCAGGAAATATAGAGGCAGGTGATGGGGCATTTGCTTCCAATGAATCTTTGATTTTGGATTGGAATATGGAGTGGAGGCCTGGTTTGAAATATTATGTTAGAAATAATGAAAGGCATCCTCTCAATAGCACAGCCCCGCTCATCAGCTTTGTTTATAGAAAGGGATTGGCCAATACTGGTTTGGGAGAGGAAGCTGCTGATTTTGACCAATTGGAATTGGGTGTAAAGCATGGTTTTAAATTAGGGGTCAGTGGAAAGCTGGACTTTAATGTAAAGGCAGGAGGGTTTATCAATAATAAAAACCTCTACTTTATGGATTACAAGCATTTTGGGGGCAATAGAACAATTTTTTCAAATATGGGAACGGTGAATAATTACCGGCTTTTGGGTTATTATAAATACAGCACTGGAGGAAATTACCTAAGTTCCATTGTTCATTATCAGTTCAGGAAATTTCTGTTGACCCAGTTTCCTGTTTTGCGGTTTTCAGGAATCAGGGAGAATTTGTTTTTTAATTATCTTAAAACAGAGGTAAGTCCCCATTATTGGGAAGTCGGATATTCTTTGGATAATCTGTTCCGACTATTCAGGGTAGAATTTGGGCTTGGTTTTGAGGATGGGGATTATCAAAAAAATGGACTGCGATTGGGCATAGCCTCATTTATCAATATCAATTAA
- a CDS encoding SusC/RagA family TonB-linked outer membrane protein gives MRKTLQKLRVLLLCTLFLTTVQSITYGQSREITGSVISSEDNQPLPGVSVLVQGTTKGTITDLDGNFKITLNPGENVLTFSFIGFETQDVTVGNQTNLSITMNEDLKSLGEVVVVGYGEQKKETVTGSVASVKGTELAKSPATNISNSIAGRMPGVVAVNRSGEPGYDGSGIRIRGSNTLGNNNALIVIDGIPARAGGFERLNPNDIESISVLKDASAAIYGSRAANGVILVTTKRGKSGKPELSYQFNQGWGQPTVLPDMADAAQYTEMLNDLSVYELPVEEWQAANDAYKTTGVYTRPNGQERAAPFTPEDIAAYRAGGDPWNYPNTDWYDETLKTWSPQVRHNLQLNGGSENVKYLASLGYQNQDAYYKNAATGYKQYDMRINLDAKINDYISVKLGVLGREEFRFFPTRSAGAIFRMQVRGKPHQPAYWPNGLPGPDIENGENPVVITTNATGYDRDKRDYFQSNGELTIKIPGVEGLKFVGTAAVDKLSRDLKRWETPWTLYERGSGFEDDGVTPVLVPSKRGPAEPRLRQQHYNQLNILLGGVFSYDKTFNEDHTINILAGTNRETEEGDNFFAFRRYFISPAIDQMFAGGDLEKDNGGGAYERARLNYFGRASYNYKEKYLAEFLWRYDASYIFPEDTRFGFFPGIMLGWVASEEDFFKNAIPALEFFKIRGSWGQMGNDQIYFENTLQEYQFLSTYGFNSYIIDGAETKTLFETRVPNTAITWEVANNSNIGIEGQLLDGKIFFEMDYFYNKRTNILWRKNASVPQSTGLSLPAENIGEVANSGFDFLMGYRGRAGDFNYSASVNGGYAKNEILFWDEPGGAEEWQKSTGKPMNTFLVYQYDGVFPDQASIDAETLDYSDITNELRPGDMKYVDYDGDGAITPKDRVRMDQNNIPMFQGGVNLTASYKNFDLSVLIQGAFGARQYISAGESGNIGNYFLDIYQNRWTVDNPSTEHPRIANRSDQYYSGGNTYWFRKADYIRLKNVEIGYNLPVEIGQKVGISNLRIFANGLNLANFMNKLGILDPETDASTGQYYPQARVINTGLSLTF, from the coding sequence ATGAGAAAAACTCTACAAAAGTTGAGGGTCCTCTTGTTATGCACTTTGTTTTTAACAACCGTGCAATCGATAACATACGGACAAAGTAGAGAAATAACCGGTTCGGTTATTTCCTCTGAAGACAATCAACCTCTACCGGGTGTTTCTGTTTTAGTACAGGGCACTACGAAAGGGACCATCACTGACTTGGATGGAAATTTCAAAATCACCTTAAACCCAGGTGAAAATGTTTTAACCTTTTCCTTCATTGGATTTGAAACCCAAGATGTCACCGTCGGGAATCAAACTAACCTATCCATCACCATGAATGAAGACCTCAAGTCACTTGGTGAAGTGGTGGTAGTAGGTTATGGTGAGCAAAAGAAGGAAACTGTAACTGGTTCTGTCGCCTCAGTCAAGGGCACTGAACTGGCCAAATCCCCCGCAACCAACATCTCCAACTCCATCGCAGGTAGAATGCCCGGCGTAGTTGCCGTAAACCGTAGTGGTGAACCTGGCTATGATGGATCAGGTATCCGTATCCGTGGCTCAAACACTTTAGGTAATAATAATGCCCTAATCGTGATTGATGGAATACCTGCCAGAGCAGGTGGCTTCGAAAGACTTAACCCAAATGATATTGAAAGCATCTCCGTATTGAAAGATGCTTCTGCGGCCATTTACGGTTCCAGAGCTGCTAATGGTGTAATCTTGGTAACGACCAAAAGAGGTAAAAGTGGAAAGCCAGAACTATCCTACCAGTTCAACCAAGGATGGGGCCAACCAACTGTATTGCCTGATATGGCGGATGCCGCCCAGTACACTGAAATGCTTAATGACCTAAGTGTCTACGAATTACCTGTCGAAGAGTGGCAAGCAGCTAATGACGCCTACAAAACCACAGGCGTCTATACCCGTCCAAATGGCCAGGAAAGGGCTGCCCCATTCACCCCTGAGGACATCGCGGCCTATCGTGCCGGTGGTGATCCTTGGAACTACCCCAATACAGACTGGTATGACGAGACCCTTAAAACTTGGTCTCCACAAGTAAGACACAACTTACAACTTAATGGTGGCAGTGAAAACGTAAAATATTTGGCTTCCCTAGGCTATCAAAACCAAGACGCGTATTACAAAAATGCAGCCACTGGCTATAAGCAATATGATATGAGAATTAATCTTGATGCAAAAATCAACGATTATATCAGTGTCAAACTAGGTGTACTTGGTCGTGAAGAATTCAGGTTCTTCCCTACCAGAAGTGCGGGAGCCATCTTCCGTATGCAAGTAAGAGGTAAGCCTCATCAACCTGCCTACTGGCCAAATGGTCTTCCAGGGCCGGATATTGAAAACGGTGAAAACCCTGTGGTGATCACCACCAATGCTACTGGCTATGACAGGGACAAAAGGGACTATTTCCAGTCCAATGGTGAATTGACTATCAAGATCCCTGGTGTAGAAGGACTTAAATTTGTCGGAACGGCAGCCGTAGATAAACTTTCCAGAGATCTCAAAAGATGGGAAACCCCTTGGACACTTTATGAACGAGGCAGCGGTTTTGAAGATGATGGTGTAACTCCAGTATTGGTCCCTAGTAAAAGAGGACCTGCTGAACCAAGACTTCGTCAGCAACACTATAATCAGCTGAATATCCTTTTGGGAGGTGTTTTCTCTTATGACAAAACATTCAATGAGGACCATACCATTAATATTTTGGCTGGTACCAATAGGGAAACTGAAGAAGGCGATAATTTCTTTGCATTCAGAAGGTACTTTATCTCTCCTGCCATTGACCAAATGTTTGCCGGTGGTGACTTGGAAAAAGATAATGGTGGTGGTGCTTACGAAAGGGCCAGATTGAACTATTTCGGTCGTGCCTCCTATAACTATAAAGAAAAGTACCTTGCCGAGTTCCTTTGGAGATATGATGCTTCTTATATCTTCCCTGAAGATACTCGATTTGGTTTCTTCCCAGGCATCATGCTGGGCTGGGTTGCCTCTGAAGAAGATTTCTTCAAAAACGCCATCCCTGCCCTTGAATTCTTCAAGATCCGTGGTAGCTGGGGACAGATGGGTAATGACCAAATTTATTTTGAAAATACCCTGCAAGAGTATCAGTTCCTTTCCACTTATGGATTTAACAGCTATATCATAGATGGAGCAGAGACCAAAACTTTATTTGAAACTAGGGTTCCCAATACAGCCATTACCTGGGAGGTAGCCAATAACTCCAATATTGGTATAGAAGGTCAATTATTAGATGGAAAAATCTTCTTCGAAATGGATTATTTCTATAATAAGCGTACCAATATCCTTTGGAGAAAAAATGCATCAGTACCGCAAAGTACAGGACTTTCCCTTCCTGCTGAAAACATTGGTGAAGTGGCCAACTCTGGTTTTGATTTCCTAATGGGTTATAGGGGCCGCGCGGGTGATTTCAATTATAGTGCAAGTGTAAATGGTGGTTATGCCAAAAACGAAATTCTTTTCTGGGATGAGCCAGGAGGTGCTGAAGAATGGCAAAAATCTACAGGTAAACCAATGAACACTTTCTTGGTTTACCAATATGATGGTGTTTTCCCTGACCAGGCTTCCATCGATGCAGAAACATTGGATTATTCTGACATCACCAATGAATTGAGACCTGGAGACATGAAATATGTGGATTATGATGGTGATGGTGCCATTACTCCCAAAGACCGTGTCAGAATGGACCAAAACAATATTCCTATGTTCCAAGGAGGTGTTAACCTAACAGCTTCCTATAAAAACTTCGATCTTTCTGTTTTGATCCAAGGTGCATTTGGTGCCCGTCAATACATCAGTGCAGGTGAATCCGGTAATATTGGTAATTACTTCTTGGATATCTACCAAAACAGATGGACGGTGGATAACCCAAGCACTGAGCATCCTAGAATTGCCAATAGAAGTGACCAATACTATTCAGGAGGAAACACTTACTGGTTCAGAAAAGCTGATTATATCCGTTTGAAAAACGTTGAAATTGGCTATAATCTACCTGTAGAAATTGGTCAAAAAGTAGGCATCAGTAACTTAAGGATATTTGCTAATGGACTGAACTTGGCCAACTTCATGAATAAGCTTGGAATTCTTGATCCGGAGACAGACGCTTCTACCGGCCAATACTACCCACAAGCTAGAGTAATTAACACTGGCCTATCTCTCACCTTCTAA